Within Bdellovibrionales bacterium, the genomic segment GTGAGGGAAGGGATCTCCTCATACTGACCTACGGCAATGGCCATTACTATTCAAGACAAGCAGAAGATGAGCTCAAAACAAATTACGGAATTGTCTCCAAAATTCTCGATTTTCGATGGATCGCTCCGGTAAACTGGAAAAAAGTGGCAGAAGTTGCAGGTTCATATAAGAAGATACTGATTGTGGAGGAGTGCAGAAAAACTGGGAGTTTCAGTGAAGCCATTGTCACCGGTCTTGTTGAACATCTCAGTAGGATGCCTGAAATCAAAATCCTTGCAGCAGATGACTGCTTTATTCCTCTCGGCAAAATGGCAGCAGCCGGCTTACCGAAAAAGGATGAGATTCTTTCTGGGGCCCTCGATCTACTCGGCATTAAAAAATGAAATAATTGAGGTTTAAGATGAACATGGCAAAAAGAATTGTCGTCGTGTGTCCAGGACGAGGCAGCTATCTGAAGGAAACTCTCGGCTACTTAAAAACCCCATCGCGAAAGGCTGAATGGTTTCATTGAAGATCTCGATCAGAGACGGCTTGAAGATGGGCTATTAACAATCACAGAACTGGATTCATCAAGTCATTTTTCTCCCCAAATTCACACCAAAGGAGAAAACGCCTCGACTCTCATTTACGCTTGCTCCTATGCTGACTTCACCGCACTTGATCCTTCTCTCTATGAAACAGTCGCAATCGCTGGAAACTCCATGGGTTGGTATATCACCCTGGCGCTGGGAGAAGCGCTCGACCAGGCGGGGGCCTATCAAGTGATAAACACCATGGGATCCATGATGAAAGACAAGACGATCGGAGGCCAAATCATATATCCACTGATCAAAGAAAATTGGCAAAGAGATCCTTCTAAGGAGGAGCTCGTCCATCAGGTTCTTCGTGCCACAAAGGATTTGCCAGGAGTCGAAGTCCATCCGAGTATTTTTCTCGGGGGCTATTTGGTCTTTGGCGCCAACAGTGCGGGCCTGAATTATCTCATGAAATATCTCCCTCCCATTGAACACTTTCCTTTTCAACTTCTGAACCATGCGGCCTTTCATACGCCCTTGCTCAACGAGGTTTCAAAGCGAGCTCTAGAGATGATTCCTGAACATTTGTTTCATCCTCCAAAGCTGCCTCTCATTGATGGGCGCGGTCACATTTGGAAGGCCTATTCAACCGACGTCAAAGAACTCTGTCACTATACCCTTCATCAACAAGTCATTGAACCTTATTCCCTGACTGCGTCGATTGAAGTTGCCCTCAAGGAATACAATCCGGATCACCTTGTCTTACTTGGACCCGGGAATACACTTGGTGGAGCCATTGGGCAAATACTCGTCAATTTGCGATGGGAAGGGATTTTAGACAAGCAGTCTTTCACACAACGACAGAAAACCAATCCCATTTTGATCAGCCTCGGGATAAAATAATTTTTCCCACTAAGAAATCCCAAAGGCACGAAGTCCTTGAACCAAAGCGACGGCCAAAACATAAGCCACAATGTTAAAAACGACCAATTGCATGAGGGCAAAACGCCATCCGCCCGACTCACGAACGGCCACTCCGGTAGTCGATATGCACTGGAGTGCAATCATAAAAAACACAATAAGACCCAGCACCGATGAGATAGTAAAAACTGAAGATCCGTCGCTCATCTTCGCCTCAGACATCTGAGACAAAAGAGAACTTTGCATGGATTCCTCATCTCTATCGGCAATATTGAAAACAATTGCCAAACTCGAAACAAATACCTCTCGCGCGGCAAAAGCAGATATCAAGCCTACGCCAACCCGCCAATCAACTCCCATGGGAGAAAAAACAGGCTCAACAACCTGACCCGCCTGTCCAAAAAAACTCCTGTTTAACTTATCTGAATCACTTGCCACATCATAATGAGGAAAAGTGGTTCCTATCCAAACAACAATAGACAAAAGAAAAATAACGGGACCTGCTTGACGAATATAGTTTTTTGTTCGGCCATAGGCCTGACGCAAAACGGAGCCAAAAAGGGGACGACGATAAACAGGAAGTTCGAGACAAAATAGCGATTTTTCTCGAATTTTAATAAAGCGATTGGCGATTACGGCAGCGAATGCACCAACGAAAATGGAGCCAACGTAGATTCCTGCCAATACGAGGCCCGCCTTCCAGGCTGGGCTACCCCGAAAAACAAAAGTCAAAAGAAGGGAATACACCGGCAATCTTGCGCTGCAACTCATCAATGGAATAATAAATAACAAAAGCCAGCGTTCTCTCTTGCTGTTGACAGTTCGAGCCGCCATCATGGCTGGAACTGCACAGGCATATCCCGACAGCAAAGGGACAAAGGATCGACCACTCATCCCCAGCATTCGCAAAGGACGATCCATCAAAGTGGCAGAACGAGCCAGGTAACCAGAATCTTCAAGCAAAGCTATCCCCAGAAACAAAATGAAAATTTGAGGGACAAAAACTAAAACAGCCCCAAAGGAACTCACAAGTCCGTTGGCCATAAAATCAGACCACAGAGCTCCTGATCCGAGTTCACTAATAAGGTGGGAAAGCCAGCTAAATCCAGAGTCAACCAAGTCCATGACCGGAGTAGCGAACCAATAAATTGATGTAAACAAAAGAGACATAATCGCAAGAAACATGAAAAGACCCCAAAAAGGATGAAGAAGAACTCCATCAATTTTTCTTGTCCTTTCTGCGGCATCAAGCCCTCGATGAACGCGAGTGCGCCGAACATGCTTTCTTTCAAGAACTCGAGTTTCCCCTAAGACGCGCTCGATGTCCGCCGCTTTCCAGGGCTCAATGCGATGAGTGCGCTTCGTCCTAAGATTGCCTGATAAAACTCTCCGTGTTTCATCCACCAGGGTTTGAACACCGCCACCTAAGCGCCCATCAATCGGCACAACAACGCAATCCAAGTCAATTGCGAGGGCTTCCATGTCAATTTCGAGTCCCTTTTCGGAAAGTAAATCCATCATTGTGACAGCGACAATCACATGAAAACCTGAGGCTAAGAGCTGACGAGTCAGGAGCAATTGCCTCGAAAGATGAGTGGCATCGACAACGGATATAACCAATTTTACGGAGCCCCAGTTGAAATGATGCTGAAGAGCATTTAGGGTCACTTCCTCATCAGGTGATTTTGGAGAAAGGCTATAGACTCCTGGCGTGTCCATCAAATGGACCGGTTCTCCGTAGCGATCATGACTCATCCCCACAGAGTAATCGACCGTTGATCCAGGATAATTGACCGTATTGTAACGCAAACCCGTCAGCCAATTGAAGAGAGTCGTCTTCCCGCTATTGGGTGATCCAACCAAAGCGGCCGTTTCAAACAAATCTACAGATGAATGCATAGGACCTCTTCCTTGCGCAAAGCAACGGCGAGTCCTCTGACTTCAACCAAATAGGGGTCACCAAAAGGAGCTTGTCCCCTCAATACAATCGTTTCTCCGCGAACAATACCCAACTCCATCAGGCGGGAAACCAGAGATTCTTCACCCACCAAGCTTTTGATCGGAGCCGAAAAACCCTTGGTTTTTCCCACCAGTGTATCAAATTTCACTGTTTCGTCGAAGTCCATGAATTATCACCCCAAGAGATATCGGCATCAATGCCCTTCAGTGGCCTGAGCATTTCGCATGCTAAAATGGATACACCATCTCACTCTCTGCTGACAACAGAGACATCGTTAACGCCAAAATACCTCCTGATTCTCAGGTTTTTGCAAACCTATTGATAAGGCTCACAATATCCCATTGCCAGCCTCGGATCTATCAGGTAGTCGATCAACGGCAGGAGTCGCTCTGACCCAATTAAGAGGAGAGGAACGAAAGATGAGCCCAGGTCTGATTTCTCGTTTGTTGTTCGTCTCATTTCTTGGGACCCAGTGCTATCTGAATTGCCGTGCTCAAGTGCTCTTATCTCCAGAACAGGCCGCAAAAGCGGCCTTTCCAAAGTCCACTGCTGTAAATAAATTGAGTCTTGCTTTAACCGAAGATGAAAAAACTCGGGCCCAACAACTCGCACAAGCTCCCATTGAAGAGAATATTTTTACATTTTATGAAATCAAGGCCAAAGAAAAAATCCTGGGACATGCTGGGCTGCATTCAGCTAAGGTACGAACCAAAGATCAAACGGCCTTTGTCGCCATTGACCCAAAGGGCGCTATTGTCAGTGTCGAACTCATTGCCTTTTATGAGCATCCAGAATATTTGCCTCCAAAGGGCTGGAATCAAGTATTTGTTGGAAAAAACCTCAGGGCCAGTTTAAAATCTGGGCAAGATATACCAATTATAACGGGATCAACTTTGACAACGGAGCGACTCGCTCAAGCCGCTCGAATCATTCGTGGAATTTGGCAGGTTAAGCTTCAAAAGAAGAAAAAATGAAAGTTAGGAAATTGCCGTGCAGTTTTTAATGAATTCTGATCTTCGCCATAATTCCTACCTTAGAACTCTTCTGATTTTATTTCTTATTTTCACGTTCTTCTATTTGTCTCTCAATATCCAGCTGGAATACTCACGCCTGGGTCTCTTCCCGGAGCAAATTAGAAATAACCTGTTGGGAAATCCTGAGTCTTTTCTTCCCGCAAAAGATCTCGCTACTCTCTTTACCGATCTACACGTCAATTTATTTATCTATCCTCTGATGATCATGACAGTTGTTTCGATATTGGTCCATACGAAGATTTCCAATAAGGCAAAAACTCTTTGGATCATTGTTCCTTCTTTAGCTGTCCTGATCGAAATCTGCGGACTGTTAGGGACAAGGTTTGTCCATCCCTTTCTTGTTTGGATGAAGATTGTTGGTTTTTTTCTCTTTGAGATATCCATGTTCGTCATGTTGTTCAAAGTATTTGTCTATCTGATGGGTCGCCCAGACGAGCATAAGCCTAAGGATCATTTCCATCATGGCTAGACAGTATCATTTGATAATTGGAATTTATTCTCTTCTGATGATTTTGCATTTGGGAACTTCTTTTTTGTTGTTCGCAACAAAAATGGGATGGTCACTTCCATCTATACAAGAGTTTTACCTTGGCAAAGTCGAGCTCAATTCGCTTCCCAAGTCCACATCGGGATTGTTGGAAACCGCTGTTCCACATTTGGCCACTGTCGGGATCATCACTTTCGTCCTCGGCCATTTCCTGATTTTTATTCCACAAATCACTTCTGCGACAAAATGGATTTTAGGCCTCAGCTTTCCTCTCGCAGGCCTGTTAAATCTGGCTTCTGGCTTTTTTATTATTTATTTTGGTTCTGCATTTATTATTTTAAAGCTTCTCTCATTTTTCCTTTTTCAAGCAGCCTATGTCGCAATCCTCTGGATCTTAATTCGTGCGGCTCTTGTTGAAAGTAAAATCAACAACCCAAGGACTTCTATCAAGATTTGAGTCTATTCGACCATCTGAGAAGACAATATGATATCCCAGCCCCGGATGTGCGCGGAGAAACTGGCGCAGTCTCTTTAAAGGCATCACGGCGAGAGCTGTCGCCCAGGCATCCAAGTTGGTGTTGGTTTCATTTCCAAGCAAAGTTAAGCTGGACAGGTTCGAAACAGATCTCCCCGTTTTTGGATCAATCAAATGATGAAACACAGGAGCTCCAGAAAAACGACCATAGCCTCCACTCGTAGAAATCCCCACCTGAGGGCCTCTGACTCTCAACTCTGCAACGAATTTAGAATCACTCAAAGGATCATGGGGATCCTGGATTTTAATCAAACACTCACCAAAGCAACGGATATCACCGCTCAGACTTAGGCTTCCGTCCCGAAGTCCATCTTTTGCAAGGATCGCACTCGCTTTGTCGATGGCATAGCCCTTACCTATACCTCCAAAATCCAAGCCCAATCCCTTTTTCAAAATTCTAATTTCAGTCCCCTTGACTCGCACAAACTGAGAACCCGTCTGTCCCAAGGCAGTCCGAATGTCCTCAGAACCTGGGCGAGGAAGACTCCTGGAATTGAGGTGATTCAGATCTTGAAAATGATAGGCCCTCAGAGTGAGAGCCGCCAATGTCATATTGAAGGCTCCTCCGGTTTCTCTCTCAATTTCACGAGATTTTTGAATAAGATCCAAGAGATCTCGATGGGAATCTCTCAGAACTCCCTGTTGATTGAGCCGAGACACTTGAGAGTCCGACTTATAAACTGAAAGAATTCGATCAAGTTCCTCCATGACTCCGAATGCTTCGTCAATGCTTCGCGCACCTATGTGGCCCGATACGCTTATCCTTGCGATCGTTCCCATGATCTGCTTTTCCCGAAGAACGAAATCTGGCGGAGCTGACAGATGATAACAGGAGATTGTGGCTATCGAAATAAACCAAGCAAAAAGAAGAAGAGATATCATCTTCCGGCTCATTGCCACTCTCTAGCGACCCTTCATCTGTGGATCAAAAGCATCGCGAAGTCCATCTCCCAGAAGTTGAAAGGCAAGCATTGCCAAAAACAAGGCTAATCCAGGCCAAATCATCAGGTGAGGAAAAGTTTGCAACGAACGCCAGCCCTCATTTGCTAAGACACCCCAACTGGAAAACGGAGGTTGAAGACCCAGTCCAATAAAGCTGAGGAAACTTTCAAATAAAATATTGCTCGGTATTTGATAAGACAAAATAACAATAATTGGACCCAAAATATTAGGAACCACGTGCCGAAGCACAATCCCAGAACCGGAAGCTCCGAGAGCTCGGGCCGCTTCAACATAGGTCATCTCACGAACAAGAAGAACCTGGCCTCTTACCAATCGCGCGAGAGTCACCCACCCGACTACGCTCAGTGCCAAGACAATTCCAGTCAGCGCCTTCAATTCAGCATTTTCAAATATCTGAACACTGTCAAAGACAACTTTCACGAGAATTAAAAGGACAAGCGTTGGAATCGAGTAAAGAATATCCACCGACCGCATGAGAAAAGAATCGACCCTTCCTCCGAACCAACCAGAAACAGCTCCGACAAAGACCCCGATGACGAGAGAGGTTATCGCAGTGAATATTCCGACTGCCATTGACATTCTTGCTCCAAAAATAATCCGAGACAAAAGATCTCGACCAAGCGAATCCGTCCCCAGCCAATTATGGGTACTTGGGGCATGAAGAACTCTCGTCATATCTTGTTGAGCAAAAGGAAAAGGAGCTAATTCTTCTGCAAAAAGAGCAACGAGGCAGACAAAAAGGATGAAGTAAGCCGAGGCCACCGCCCCCTTGTTCTTTTTTAGACGTCTGTAGGACTCTCCCCACAAGCTTTGAGGTCTCCTGACCTTCTTTACAACAACAGAACTTGGAGAAGGAATCGTGTCCGCGGTGACAGTCTGATTCATGCGAGCTTTATCCTTGGATCAAAATAAGCGTACAAAAGATCCACAATCAAATTAGCAAGGACAAGAATGACAGAAAAGACCAGGGTGGTCCCCAGTATCAAAGGATAGTCACGATTGCTCACGCTCTGAATCAAATGAGGGGCCATTCCTGGAACTGCAAAAATCAATTCAATAATAAATGAACCAGTCAGAACACCCGCGGCGAGAGGTCCTGAAAAAGTCAAAACTGGGATCAGCGAATTCTTAAGAACATGCTTATAGAGGATGGCCATTTCGCTCAAACCCTTTGCTCGAGCTGTCCGAATATAATCGGAGCGAATCACATCCAATACACTCGAACGCGTCAATCGTGCAATCACTGCCGCCGGGCGAATACCTAAGGTCAGAATAGGCAGTATATAGTAACTCGGTCCTTCCCAAAGTGCGGGGGGCAAAAGCTGCCAATAAAAACAGAAAATCAAAATTAGAATCGGTGCGACAAGAAAGCTCGGCAAGGCAACGCCACTGATGGCCGTCATCATCGTCAACGTATCAGCCCAGGTATTGTGTTTCGAGGCCGCATAGACTCCAGCTGGAATTCCTATCATAAACGATAGAAGCAAAGCATAAAAGCCGAGCTGAACGGAATTAGGCAATGATTCGCTAATAATCTCATTGATCGGTCGACCTATGTATTTATAAGATTCGCCCAAATCTCCCTTCAATAACTTAAAAACGTAATCTCCATACTGCGCATACAAGGGGGCGTTCAGCATATACTTGGCTTCGATGTTCGCTTTGACCTCGGGCGGAAGAGCTTTTCCTGATCGAAAGGCCCCCTGGTACAATTCTCAATAACAGAAAGGTCAAAGTGGCAATCACCCACACCACAAAAACAGCCTCGGCCACACGTTTAAAAACATAAGCACTTAAACCTTGGGTCAAAGTGTAGTGAACAAAAGAGCCGAGCAAGAGAGTCCCGTCGATGATCCAAAGAGCTGTCGGAACTTCAAAGCCAAAAAAATTTAATGTCATGGTAATCATTAAGACAACAAGAAGTGGCAACCCCACCCACAGGGTCAAATTGAGATCCTGATCTCTTACATGCTGAAACCATTTAGTCACTTCAATGACACTCCCTTAAAGATAAATCTCTGAAGAGGGCCAAAAGGGTACCCAACAACTCTCGGAGAAAACAAGCCATGAGCTACTGCCGCATAAACTGGAACCACAGGCAGATCTTGTTCGGTCAAAATCTGCTGTGCTTGAAGATAGGCTTCATGACGGGCGTCCCGCGACTCTATTCCCACGGCCCTTCCAATAAGCTCATCAAATTTTTTATTTTTCCATCGAGTGTAATTGTTCTCCGAATAGGAAGTCATTAAATTAAGAAAATTGTCAGGATCTGGATAATCAGCCAACCAACCCATGCGAAAAATATGGGGAGGTTCAGTACGGAGATTTTTCAAGTAAACCTTCCATTCTTCGTTCTTCAGTTCAACGTCAATCCCGAGATTTCGCTTGAGTTGAGCCTGCACATTTTCGGCAATGCGCTTGTGATCTTCATTCGTATTAAATCCGATCTCGATCTTGGCCAACTTGCTTCGATCTTTAAATCCTGCCTTATCCAAAATCTCACGGGCCTTGATAGGATTAAAACCAATCCCCACTCCAGGGGCATAGCCGAACATTCCAGGGGGCACCCAACTCGTCAAAGGTACCTGCCCGCCGTCCAACATCTGAGTGATCTCCTTGCGGTCGATCGCATAGCAAACGGCCTTGCGGACCTCTGGGTTATCAAAAGGAGGCTTTCTTACGTTAAAACCGTAATAATAGATCGAGAGAATTCCAGTCTCGCGGTATTCAGGTCTCTTGCGAAGTTCACGCAATTCCGTCGAAGGGAGTTGTGTTTGGGCGTCAATCTTTCCCGCGTTAAAGAGATTAAGTGCCGTGGAGAGCTCATTGATCATATAGGCAAGAATATTTTTTATCTTCGCCTTCTCACCGTAATAGGCCTCGTTTCGCTCTAAAACAATAGCCTTGTCATGATCCCAAGTCCTAAGTGTATAGGCCCCCAAAGTGACGATATTTCCCGACTCCGTCCATTTGTCTCCATGCTTGGCAATGATATCTTTCCGAATAGGGTAAGTCGAATGGTGAGTCAAAAGATAGGGAAAATAAGATGTGGGGCTCGTGAGTTCAACTCTGATCTCTCCGGCATCTGTGACTTTCACTCCCACTTCGGAAAAGTCTTTGATTTTTCCTTCATTGAAGGCTCTGGCATTATTAATGCCGTAAAGAAAGTAAGCGTATTCTGAAGCCGTAGCAGGGGTGAGTAATCTTTCCCAACCATCCAAAACCTGTCGAGCCGTAAACTCCTGGCAGTCGGTCCATTTCACGCCAGAACGAACCTTGAAATACCATATCTGACTATTTTTTTCTGAAACGCCATTCGGTTGCCAACGCGGGAGTCAAGCTGAGATTTGGGTCTGCGAGATTGTATTCAACAAGTCCCTCCATGATATTGTCCTGAATCAACGCACTTGTCGTATCCCCAGATTTATTCCAGTCTAAGGATGGTGGTTCCGTTAGGATATTAATTCGTAAAGTTGATTTTAAATCGAGGCCATAATCACCATTCCTCTTCTTGGTACAGCCGCAAGCAAGGACAACGAAAAAGAAAATGAGAACGGAGAACAGGGCTGGCGAGCGATTCAAAAATGCGCGCATAAAGGCCTCCTTAATTGAAGGCCTGTTGTCCTGTCTTTGACTTATAAAGTCAAGATCCGGCAAATAGAGATCACCAAATAGTGAGTTCTAGCTAGAGAGTTTCCCAAGTTTCTCTTTGGGAGGGCCGGGTCACCTCCACCTTGATCGGCTGAACCAACCAGGTCAGTTTCGTTGTGGCTTTGGCATAGAGACTTTCATAGATGCCAAAGTCCCGAACGACTTTTTTTACATAACTTCGCGTCTCGATAAACGGTATATGCTCAATAAATTCGTCCATCTCAAGCCTTCCAAAATTGGCAAGCCAACCTTCGACACGATGAGGACCCGCATTATAGCTAGCGGCAGCAAGAGGAACCGAACCTCCAAATTTACTGAGCAATCGCTGAAGATATTTCGTCCCCAATCGCAAATTCACGTCCGGATCACCTAACCGTCGCTCGTTAAAGGTCTCATCACCAATAAGGCGAGCCACCTGCTTGGCGGTATTTGGCATCAGCTGCATCAGGCCCTTTGCTCCCACCGGCGAAACGACATCGTAGCGAAAGGAACTTTCGGTGCGCATGATTCCCCAAATGAACTCACTGGGCACATTAAAGGTCGTCGCGTATTTTTCAACAGAATCCTTGTAGGCTCTGGGATAGGCATACTCCCACAAATAGCGGCTGCCTTCAATTCCACGTTGAGAACGAATATTAGAAAAATTAACGACACTGATGTAGGATGACCGATGGTAAGATCTGATTTGCTCATAAGAAGCCATTAACATCTTCAGGTAATCTTGATTGCGGGTCCGACGTTCTATTTCAAATAACTCCCATCGAGCCCATTCACCCAGACCAACCTGAATAAGTAAAGTGGCCCTCTCAAATCTCAAGCGCAATTCAGGGTCGCGAAAGTCCGTGGCGACGACGGGCTTCTCATCATCCATCGAATTGGATCCTTCTTCTGCAGTCACAACCTCAGCAGCTTCTTCTTCTTCATTCGAGTCACCGTCCAAGCTCGTGTTCAAGCTTTCTTCGGATTCAGCCTCTTGAGCTTCCTCTCCCTCTCGCTTTCCGATGATCTCACCATTGACGTCGAGCTCTTCTTTGAGAGGTACAAGTCCATCCCCGTCCGGCATTATTCCCAAGTATGTAGAGGTAGGTCCTTCGGCGACTTTCCGAACCGTCTCCAGGTTCGAAATACTTTCTAAGCGATATTTGGCAGTAAGCGTGTAATAATCCAACATTGGATCTTTGGCGATCGATTCAAAGAGAGTCCTCGCCTCGGTGTACTTGTTCATTCGCAGAAGCGCCATGGCCTTCCAGTAATTAATTCTTTCAATGGCGATCTTGTTCCAATTGCGACGGGTTTGACGATTCTTTTTTTGATTCAAGATTCGATCAAAACCATTTAGGGCTCCAAGATAATCTCCCTTAAGATAGCGAATCCAACTCATGTGCCACTGAGAGTCCCAACTCAAGCCTGACCGCGGATATTCCTTCAAAAATTGCTCAAACTTACGAGAAGCTCCGTCATAATCTTGAAACTGATAACTCAAAAAGGCAGCTTGATAGAGCGCCTCACGTCCCGATCGAGATTTTGGACTTGATTCGTGTGCTCGATGAAAAGCCCCGACCGCAGTTTGATATTCTCCCGCTCTGGCTGCGGCCCTCCCTAACTGCATAAGATACGCAAAGTTCTTTTGGTATTTTTCATAATGTTTAATTAGGAGCTTCAAAGCCTCATCTACATAGCCATCATTTACCAAGAAATTGGCCAAAGTCATATCCACTGCATAGAGAGGAGCTTCACCAGTAGCTCGCTTCCTCAATGTTTCAAGTTCAGATCGAGCTCTGTCTGACTTCCCAGCCCACTGCAAACGACGAATTCGCTTTTGCTGATCTCCCGGCGTTGCGAGGCATCCGAGCTTTTTCCCGTCAAATGGTGACGAGGGCAAGTCGATTCCCCAGTCATCAATAATCCCGTGCTGCGGGTATTTGCTGTAGAGCCGCCGAGCCCAAGCACAAGCTCTCCACTTTCGTCCGATTTGCATCTCAACCTTCACCAGGCGCCACAAAATCTCGGGGTAGGCCTCAGAAGATCGCCAACGCCGCTCTAAATAGGCCAACTCAGGAAGAGCCTTACTCCACTTTCCCTGATCAATTAACATTTCGCTCATCTTAAATTTTGTCTCGTAGGCCAATTGACTGGGAGGACGAAGCTTCAAGAGGCGATCATATTCTCGCTGGGCTTCTTTGAATTCACGCTTAGCTTGAAGAGAAAGTCCCAAAAAATACCGCACGTAGTACTCGATGGAACTTGGAACAGTGAGAGCTTTTTCCAGATGGCTTTGTGCTTCGTTGTATTTTTGAAGCTCAAATGACAACACCCCGCGAACAAAAGAACTCAAGGCCATATCCGCGGGTGCCAAAGGGCCTTTTATTTGCGTGAGAGCCTTCTCCGCGGCCGAATAGTTTTTTTCTTCAATCAGAGTTCTTACCTTGGCGAATAAATTCTGCTGTCCTGAAGAGGGAATGACGGCAAATACCAACGGAGTGAGAATAACAACCGAGCCGATCCAATGGCGCAAGAATGCCTCCCGTAGCGGGCGCCGTGAGAGACAGCCCGTCCTTTATTTTATTAGACTTAGTCAGCATGTAAACCTGGACCCTCAAATTATTTGCGCATGGTCATTTTATGCTATGCGCTAATTGAGATACTAAATCGAAGAGACAAATAAAAATAGAGACTTTAAATTTTGTATGCAGTCCTAGCGGATGGTAGGGGTACAGACGAGTCAAAAATCTGGAGTTCAATTGTGGCTAAAAATAAATCCCTATTCGTCTGTCAGGAGTGCGGAGCACAACGCCAAAAGTGGGAGGGGCGCTGCAATGAATGCGGGGCCTGGAATTCGCTCGTCGAAGAAAAGGTCATTGCTCCCTTGGGCAAGGCATCGGGTCGAGGATGGACAATCGGAAACACCGAATCAGAATCTTCCATCTCGGGACTTCGGGCCTATCGCCTCAATGAAAGCTTCGATGAAGGAAAGGCAAAACGCCAATCTACCGGAATTGGAGAGCTCGACCGCGTCCTCGGTGGCGGGCTCGTTTCAGGAAGCTATACTTTGCTCGGAGGAGATCCTGGAATTGGTAAAAGCACCTTGCTCCTTCAAATGGCAGGAGGGCTAGCCA encodes:
- a CDS encoding ACP S-malonyltransferase, with translation MGWYITLALGEALDQAGAYQVINTMGSMMKDKTIGGQIIYPLIKENWQRDPSKEELVHQVLRATKDLPGVEVHPSIFLGGYLVFGANSAGLNYLMKYLPPIEHFPFQLLNHAAFHTPLLNEVSKRALEMIPEHLFHPPKLPLIDGRGHIWKAYSTDVKELCHYTLHQQVIEPYSLTASIEVALKEYNPDHLVLLGPGNTLGGAIGQILVNLRWEGILDKQSFTQRQKTNPILISLGIK
- a CDS encoding FMN-binding protein; this translates as MSPGLISRLLFVSFLGTQCYLNCRAQVLLSPEQAAKAAFPKSTAVNKLSLALTEDEKTRAQQLAQAPIEENIFTFYEIKAKEKILGHAGLHSAKVRTKDQTAFVAIDPKGAIVSVELIAFYEHPEYLPPKGWNQVFVGKNLRASLKSGQDIPIITGSTLTTERLAQAARIIRGIWQVKLQKKKK
- a CDS encoding ferrous iron transporter B, whose amino-acid sequence is MHSSVDLFETAALVGSPNSGKTTLFNWLTGLRYNTVNYPGSTVDYSVGMSHDRYGEPVHLMDTPGVYSLSPKSPDEEVTLNALQHHFNWGSVKLVISVVDATHLSRQLLLTRQLLASGFHVIVAVTMMDLLSEKGLEIDMEALAIDLDCVVVPIDGRLGGGVQTLVDETRRVLSGNLRTKRTHRIEPWKAADIERVLGETRVLERKHVRRTRVHRGLDAAERTRKIDGVLLHPFWGLFMFLAIMSLLFTSIYWFATPVMDLVDSGFSWLSHLISELGSGALWSDFMANGLVSSFGAVLVFVPQIFILFLGIALLEDSGYLARSATLMDRPLRMLGMSGRSFVPLLSGYACAVPAMMAARTVNSKRERWLLLFIIPLMSCSARLPVYSLLLTFVFRGSPAWKAGLVLAGIYVGSIFVGAFAAVIANRFIKIREKSLFCLELPVYRRPLFGSVLRQAYGRTKNYIRQAGPVIFLLSIVVWIGTTFPHYDVASDSDKLNRSFFGQAGQVVEPVFSPMGVDWRVGVGLISAFAAREVFVSSLAIVFNIADRDEESMQSSLLSQMSEAKMSDGSSVFTISSVLGLIVFFMIALQCISTTGVAVRESGGWRFALMQLVVFNIVAYVLAVALVQGLRAFGIS
- a CDS encoding FeoA domain-containing protein — its product is MDFDETVKFDTLVGKTKGFSAPIKSLVGEESLVSRLMELGIVRGETIVLRGQAPFGDPYLVEVRGLAVALRKEEVLCIHL
- a CDS encoding peptide ABC transporter substrate-binding protein, coding for MKWTDCQEFTARQVLDGWERLLTPATASEYAYFLYGINNARAFNEGKIKDFSEVGVKVTDAGEIRVELTSPTSYFPYLLTHHSTYPIRKDIIAKHGDKWTESGNIVTLGAYTLRTWDHDKAIVLERNEAYYGEKAKIKNILAYMINELSTALNLFNAGKIDAQTQLPSTELRELRKRPEYRETGILSIYYYGFNVRKPPFDNPEVRKAVCYAIDRKEITQMLDGGQVPLTSWVPPGMFGYAPGVGIGFNPIKAREILDKAGFKDRSKLAKIEIGFNTNEDHKRIAENVQAQLKRNLGIDVELKNEEWKVYLKNLRTEPPHIFRMGWLADYPDPDNFLNLMTSYSENNYTRWKNKKFDELIGRAVGIESRDARHEAYLQAQQILTEQDLPVVPVYAAVAHGLFSPRVVGYPFGPLQRFIFKGVSLK
- a CDS encoding FAD:protein FMN transferase yields the protein MSRKMISLLLFAWFISIATISCYHLSAPPDFVLREKQIMGTIARISVSGHIGARSIDEAFGVMEELDRILSVYKSDSQVSRLNQQGVLRDSHRDLLDLIQKSREIERETGGAFNMTLAALTLRAYHFQDLNHLNSRSLPRPGSEDIRTALGQTGSQFVRVKGTEIRILKKGLGLDFGGIGKGYAIDKASAILAKDGLRDGSLSLSGDIRCFGECLIKIQDPHDPLSDSKFVAELRVRGPQVGISTSGGYGRFSGAPVFHHLIDPKTGRSVSNLSSLTLLGNETNTNLDAWATALAVMPLKRLRQFLRAHPGLGYHIVFSDGRIDSNLDRSPWVVDFTFNKSRTN
- a CDS encoding ABC transporter permease — its product is MNQTVTADTIPSPSSVVVKKVRRPQSLWGESYRRLKKNKGAVASAYFILFVCLVALFAEELAPFPFAQQDMTRVLHAPSTHNWLGTDSLGRDLLSRIIFGARMSMAVGIFTAITSLVIGVFVGAVSGWFGGRVDSFLMRSVDILYSIPTLVLLILVKVVFDSVQIFENAELKALTGIVLALSVVGWVTLARLVRGQVLLVREMTYVEAARALGASGSGIVLRHVVPNILGPIIVILSYQIPSNILFESFLSFIGLGLQPPFSSWGVLANEGWRSLQTFPHLMIWPGLALFLAMLAFQLLGDGLRDAFDPQMKGR